A DNA window from Ostrea edulis chromosome 5, xbOstEdul1.1, whole genome shotgun sequence contains the following coding sequences:
- the LOC125651551 gene encoding cAMP-dependent protein kinase type II regulatory subunit-like encodes MSLEIPDGLGDLLRDFTVAVLRDKPNDLYDFAVDYFSKVKETRKPKSIPMYVIVDEDDEGAGEPDKEQFKPKTRKYNRYARRQSVSAERYDPEADDDDEDKVIYPKTDGQRERLTEAVCGILLFRCLEPEQMQDVIDAMFEKSVKPGEYVIHQGDDGDNFYVIDHGLYDVLVNVNDQEKKIHRFDNRGSFGELALMYNMPRSASIVAVSDGVLWAMDRNSFRRIILRSAFKKRKMYEELLENVTMLKSLEPYERMNLADALVTRNFSDGETIIAQGDEADGMYFVESGMIRVTINHPEGGEEEVGRHGAGKYFGELALIENKPRSANVYAIGKVKVAFLERDSFERLLGPCLDIMKRNSEIYKNYTETS; translated from the coding sequence ATGAGTTTGGAGATTCCAGATGGATTGGGAGATCTGCTGCGTGATTTTACTGTGGCTGTCTTGCGTGATAAGCCAAATGATCTCTATGACTTTGCGGTTGATTATTTTTCCAAGGTTAAGGAAACCAGGAAACCAAAATCTATTCCTATGTATGTGATTGTGGATGAAGATGACGAGGGGGCAGGGGAACCAGATAAAGAACAGTTCAAACCTAAAACTCGAAAGTATAATCGTTATGCCAGGCGTCAGTCGGTGTCTGCGGAAAGGTATGATCCGGAAGCGGATGACGATGACGAAGATAAGGTAATATATCCAAAAACGGACGGGCAGCGAGAACGTCTTACAGAAGCAGTATGTGGCATTCTTCTTTTCAGATGTTTAGAACCAGAACAAATGCAGGATGTCATTGACGCCATGTTCGAGAAGTCGGTAAAACCCGGTGAGTACGTTATTCACCAAGGGGATGATGGTGACAATTTTTACGTCATTGATCACGGTCTTTACGATGTTTTGGTAAATGTTAATGACCAGGAAAAGAAAATACATCGTTTTGACAATAGGGGTAGTTTTGGAGAATTAGCTTTGATGTACAACATGCCGCGTTCTGCGTCCATTGTGGCTGTATCTGATGGAGTTTTATGGGCCATGGATAGAAACTCGTTTCGGAGGATCATTTTGCGAAGTGCATTCAAGAAGAGAAAAATGTACGAAGAACTTTTAGAAAATGTCACCATGTTAAAATCTCTGGAACCATATGAACGAATGAACCTTGCAGACGCGCTGGTGACTAGAAATTTCTCGGATGGCGAAACAATTATAGCACAAGGCGATGAAGCTGACGGTATGTATTTCGTGGAATCCGGGATGATTCGGGTTACTATAAATCATCCGGAAGGTGGCGAGGAGGAAGTTGGGCGTCATGGAGCTGGAAAGTACTTCGGGGAACTTGCTCTCATTGAAAACAAACCTAGATCAGCGAATGTGTACGCGATAGGAAAAGTAAAAGTCGCATTTCTAGAACGTGACTCCTTCGAAAGACTTTTAGGTCCATGTCTTGACATTATGAAaagaaattcagaaatttataaaaactatACTGAAACTTCCTGA